The genomic segment TGATAAGCACAGACAACATAACAATCAAGAATCAAGAAAGAAATCCTCAAAGCTATTGCAAGTTTAGATGACACTTGTTGCAGTGCAGTGTTAATGTAAAGTTATTCTTGATTCTGCTCAACCAGCAGacctaaagaaaaaaatacagatttcaTCTCAGTCCGACTTTCCTGAAGGGCTGCTCTCTTTTGCAGTTTGAACTGAAGAGtcattcagacacacaaaaacaatgcGCTTTGGTTTTGTCTACTGACTGATTACAAAACCGCAATGAACTCACATCAGGCTAACCACACCAGGGCAGCACATTACAGCAAGTGCTTTCAACAGTAGTTATAAATCAGCCTCTTACACAGAAAGTTAGACTGTACAagtccagtgtttgtttttcccctgtGGGACGCTTCACGGCACGCTGCTCTGTACCAGCAAGGCCCAGAGGGAGGAGGGCCGTCTTCTGCAATTAACACAGACAGGAGTACAGTGGCTCCTGTAGGACTGAATGACTGGAGGTGACACGTAAAGTCTTAGATAGTTAATCAAAATGCAGTGGTACTTCACAGAAGTGGTTTCAGATATGAATTGAAGCACTTCTTCATCAGTTGAACTGCTCTCTACACCACATCATGTGAAGCCTGGCCACATGTTAATTTCTTCGAAAGAGGAAGCAATACCACCAAATaccatttgtgtttgtatggcaGAGATTCAGTGCCCTAGACATGTGTCTTTTGCATAATTTATGTGTGAAGATACCATTGACTTGCAGGTGTATATTGGGATTTCGGAGATATTTTATGCTATTTCAAGGCTTTTTCCAGGAAGGCATatatatttcagcaggacaatgccaGACCTCATTCTTCACATGCTACTGTATAAGTGCATGGCTTTGTAGCCACATAATTTGTCTGAGCACAATTGGGGAGTTTATCATTATCATGACTATCAGTGCGAGGTCTCCCTGACCTGCTCCAATCCAAACTGTCCAAGGCCTTGGGGGTAGTTCACAGCACTGTAAACCACTGGCGCCAGGTGAGGCCTTATTAACCCCCGCTGACACACTGCTTTCTTTCAGGCCCGTAGATTTCTTCCATTCCCCACTCTCAAGGGGCTGCGTAGGCGTGATTCGGCATAGCTGGCGTtttgtttgctgcagtttgtttgttgtatcaCAGCTCATTTGCAGCCCAGGTAGGGTTATTTGGTTGTCTGAGGTTGCGGGCTCTGTGCCCTTGGATTTCCAGGGCTGTTTTGGTAAACTAAAGGTTAAATAACCTCCAAATGTTTCCTCCAttccataaaaacaaaaagagcataGACTAGCGTGTCAGcactcttattttctttttcttttttttcctgtccacCAATGTCTgtgctatatttatttttcatcaccTCACTGCACACTGTTTGCATGCTCAGCCTACGCCCACCTAACGCGCGCACAATCATCCGAACGCCAGCACTGCACAGGTCCGTAtgagaggtgttttttttttttttttttgctgtgtcgGTGGGGTTGCCTTCATTTAAATGAAgttctgtctttatttagacATGGAAATGTTTCCCTTCAGGTGTGGCACCATAAATTGCTCTTCATCCCAGGACAAGAATTAAGTGCCAAAGGAAAGCAGTGAAAACTTCCATCTTGAGCAGCAGAAGCTGTCTGTGCTTagaaaatgttgtgacactgcacATGTTCCAGCTAAATGTATAGATATATGCATTAACACTACTTCCAGTAACACCATCTTTGACATCAGCATCATTAAATACTTCCAACTACAGACCCAACCAGTTCCCAACCCCATATCCTACTACATGCACCGCTCACCATGGTGGTTCCATCGCTTTGAGACGCTGTCCAACCACTTCATCGAGCTCATCGTTCCCTTCTTCACTTTCCTGGGCAGGAGAATGTGCATGGTCAACGGAGCGATCCAGATCCTGTTCCAAGTAAACCATTTATTTAATTGCTTTATTTAGAATTATGCTACCTGATCCACCCAGCACTAGTATTAGCTTTCCCACATGTCCTTTTGTGCTGTAGGTCGTTCTGATAGTGAGTGGGAACCTTAGTTTCCTGAACTGGTTGACGATTGTTCCAAGCCTGGCCTGTTTTGACGATGCATCCCTCGGCTTTTTGTTTGGTTCTGGTGGGGGAGCTAAGAAGGCAGTACTGGAGATACAGAGTGACGACGCTGCTGGACGAACTCCAAAACCCACCAAAGGTATAACATTCAgataaaacaatgcaaaatgtttcaaaatgtattttaaatacttaaTTTCTTTTAAAGTTAGTTGCAAAGTAGGAAGGgggactggtcatactggacTCATGTGAGTAAAAGGGATTTGCACTTGTACAGCTGAGGAGCGGGGAAAAGAATGACATATAGTTTACTGGAATTTAATGTGATGTCGTTGAAGTTTCTTTTACATTATAGACTTCTTGAAATGTGCTAAAGTGTCAGTGGCCTCTTTCTAATTGGTCTCACTGGACCCGTTAGTGTTTCTACTTTATTGTAGGATTTTGAATAGTTGAATAAGAGCATGTGagcatgttttaataatttaaacagaCGCAGTACAGCTCTTTTAATGTGAAACGTTTTAGTGGGATTATGTTAATGTCTTTAGCGTGTCCGGGATAAGCCGGCAGACACAGGTAGGAAGGAACTAATGTGGACTGAGCCAGAATCTGTCAATACCAGCCGACCAATCATGGCACGGGCCAAACCTTTTCCACTGAGGGACTGTTAAAGTgatcacacacatgtacacacacaatgacTTACACTTCTAATAGCTCGGACTATGACATGCCGTCCCTTTTCTAGACCAGACACTAACAAATACGTCACCTTGATTTAAGCTGTAATTAGAGTTTTCCCCTGAGCAGCGactctgtttcattttaaaatcctgaCATACAGCTGTGAGCTGTGAGAATGAGAAAGAGGTGCAGGAACCAGTGCTGACCCATAGTTCTAGTCAGAATATATACACATTTTGATTATACAGTTGAGACTGACCCAGCAGCTTCTCGTTGCTGCTGTTCATGTTGATCTATCATGTCTCTTTGTGTGCATCAGGTATGTTGATACGTCGAGTGGTGAACATTTCTCTGGGCGTTCTGATCGCCTACCTGAGCGTTCCTGTGGTGTTGAACCTGCTGAGTTCCAGGCAGGTGATGAACACTTCCTTCGACCCACTGCGCATCGTCAATACCTATGGGGCGTTCGGCAGGTACAGTCAGGACTCACTGGGGTCAGGAATTTTAAAGGAGGAAAATAGTGTTTCAGTTAAATCTAAATCAGTGGACCACTTTGTAAACGTTAGAACACTTTCTATTCTTAAAAGTACAAGCAAACCAAAATGCAAGTCATTTTATTCTTCCCAGTGCAGtgacctctgtcttttcttgAGATTAAATGATTGATCATCTAGTTTCTGCAGCCTTTGTACTAATTCTGCCCTTGTATCTCCACTCTCTGTCTAGCATCACCAAGGAGCGCACTGAAGTGATTTTCCAAGGCACTCACAGTCTGGATCCCAAGGACCCTGAGGCGGTTTGGGAGGAGTACCAGTTCCTGTGTAAACCAGGGGATGTTTACCGCCGACCGTGCCTCATATCACCGTACCACTACCGTCTAGACTGGCTCATGTGGTTCGCTGCCTTCCAAGTGAGAACGTGAACAGTTGCAGGAGATGCGGCATGAAGTCAAGGACATTAGTGTAGTATTAGTGATTTCACAAGTACAGATATTTACATTTGCTGAAGGACAATAAGGAAATAATATGTTACCTCATTTTGTATCTGGTTTGTCACCATTAATTGCTTAATTCTTATGTCCTGTGTGACAACGATTGCCTCAGCTGATAAGGTTTAGAATGTATTTGTCTCAAATATAATAACTTTTGTGACCTTCTCATACAGACCTATGAGCAAAGTGAGTGGGTGATCCACATAGCGGGACGTCTGCTGTCAAACGACAGCACAGTCCTCTCCCTGCTTGACCACAACCCATTCCAAGGCAAAAAGCCTCCCAGGTAAACATATacaatctctccttctcttttctgtgcactttacagcacagaaatgctcttattttgaagttttaaaaatatctacTTTCTACTCGCGACTTTTTCCCCTGCTACTGTTTACCTAAAATAACACCTGTTTGTCCAACGAACAGACTCAGACAGACAATTATTCAATGTGTGTTGACATGAGCCAATAAAACAGCCATTCTCTGTACTGTAGCCCCCTCTGGTGACGCAAAGATTATAGTCATGTACTTACAGACACTCCATGACTGGAAGAAGACctgcatgaaaaatgaaatgaaccagttctttaaaacacacaaaaaaaagtctgatgTTACAAAGTGAGTCAGATTTTTAAAAGCCTCCTTCTTTTGCCAATTGACTCTTACCTGTATTCCCCTCCTTGTCAGGTGGGTGCGTGGAGAACACTTCAAATATAAGTACAGCCAGCCGGGCAGCACCAGCGCAGCCCAGGGCAAGTGGTGGCTGAGAAAACGCATCGGACCTTACTTCCCACCTGTGGACCTAGAGGGACTCCGGGGTTACTTTCAGTCCAGGAACTGGCCCCACCCACACATACCACCCAACAAGAACTAAAGCCGTGAGAGGAAACCTACAGTGCTTGAGGTTTGAATGAGGTCACTTCAAGGTCAGCTGCAGAGTGGAGCCGATGCCTGAGCTGAGGACATGCTGATTTAATCCCGAACAATGTGAGGGCTGTTGAAATTACATCTCGAGACAcagtatttacttatttaccACAAAGAAGTGCTTTGTTACTCTGTTTTGCATCTTATCAGACAGCCAATCTGACTCTTGGCTTCAACTTCAACATTAAAATAGGTGTGTCCTTCAGATTCCTTATCCCGCTGTGATATTGTTGTACAGTGCTATCAATCcacctctttgtcttttttacatAAGGAACATTATTGGTTAGGCTGAATGTTGAAGCGGGTTCAGCTGAAACAGAGCTTTCTGGTGTGCCAACTGGGATCCGACTGgaatatacaataaaaaaataaaaactgaaatgtatgaTTTGTTTATTAGCTTGAACCTTTTAAGAGTTGATGAGGCTGACAAAATAATAAGGTAGCTGTCAGGAACCTTAAAGTAGCTGCATATCAGTGTGATAAAGTTCTGTTGTTTGGTTTCCTGCACTTTAAATCTGTGAAGAAACAAATGGAAACTTTTAGTAAAATTTTCATCCTGTGTTTCTGTAGTGACTGAAGTAACTGCAAACCAGAGCTCTTCCTGTCTAGCTCTGATCCCTGTAACTGAAGATGACACACCCACATGCAAATACcgtacacaaacaaacacacacaaaccacccACACCCGGAAGAACTATCTGGAGTGATCACACATCCAAACCAAAAAAACGAGCAGATTTGTGAATgataaagtacattttctgaaaaacaaaatgagaaagcATGTATATATACAGCTAAACACCAGAGGACACTAAGAGGTGAGAagatctttatttattttctgcagaaactgtGACTTGTTAGTTGTCTGCTTTTTACTGGCATTTTAACCTGTTCTGTTACTGGTTAAGGTAAATAGCTAACATCATCTTGCCACTGGCCAAGCTCATGTAGAAATATAGCCATATACATGCCCAAGTGTTGATAGTTTGCTAGAaaattttctttttgcaaagCACTTTTCACTTGTAATGTgtcaaataatattttattacaatttacattgttttgttatgtgTTAAGGCGTTTTATATAGTTAAACCACCTGAGCAGAGTTAAAATACTCTTAGACTTAGATATTACATTTCAGTTAACATTTGATCTACTTTCATTtcctcaacaaacacacatagttAAATGAGGATTAACCTGCAGAAATATTGTTCTCTCTTGTTTTCCGATTATTAACTCTGGCATGCTGAGGCACTGTCTAAGGTGTGTCTCCTATTTAG from the Anabas testudineus chromosome 19, fAnaTes1.2, whole genome shotgun sequence genome contains:
- the lmf1 gene encoding lipase maturation factor 1, which codes for MAAASDSPQSSVRKRRVYSRKTETESAVNEQEHGAKTDRDAEKGKRRVSLQTGTYWLTRIVLLRAVAFIYFVGFAVAYNQNKQLIGEHGLMPCKSYLNSVKRYVGGKIGLAALAYTPSILWFLDWSDMDANLDGVALVGMALSGFVLVTGMANMVIMVTLWVLYHSLVNVGQLWYSFGWESQLLETGFLAIFLCPVWSLSQVPRRCPPPLICIWTFRWLIVRIMLGAGLIKIRGDKCWRDLTCMDYHYETQPVPNPISYYMHRSPWWFHRFETLSNHFIELIVPFFTFLGRRMCMVNGAIQILFQVVLIVSGNLSFLNWLTIVPSLACFDDASLGFLFGSGGGAKKAVLEIQSDDAAGRTPKPTKGMLIRRVVNISLGVLIAYLSVPVVLNLLSSRQVMNTSFDPLRIVNTYGAFGSITKERTEVIFQGTHSLDPKDPEAVWEEYQFLCKPGDVYRRPCLISPYHYRLDWLMWFAAFQTYEQSEWVIHIAGRLLSNDSTVLSLLDHNPFQGKKPPRWVRGEHFKYKYSQPGSTSAAQGKWWLRKRIGPYFPPVDLEGLRGYFQSRNWPHPHIPPNKN